In the genome of Planctomyces sp. SH-PL62, the window CGACAACTAATATTGACGCCTCTGGAGATGAGATCGAGGAGGCCGTCAGGTCTGCGATCAGGCGAAAATTGCCATTGAGATTTCATATTGGACATGGACATATCGTCGACAACAGAGGAAACGTAAGCCCTCAGTACGACATAATTATCTCCGACAGAGACAGCCACCCAATTCTCTTCGAAACCCAGAATGGAACGACATATTATACTTACGAGTCAGTCTACGCGATCGGAGAAATTAAATCCACATACTACAACGCAAAAAAGGAGATACAAAAATTCTGCGACAACATTCGCGGCATGAGATCAAGACTCTGGCGCCCTCGAGTGCCGTTCCACGATTCGCTTTCGGGCGAACGACTTAAAGCGGCTACTCGGAATACCGTAGGAATAGGCTACTACGACGTCACGGCCTTTTACGGGAACCCGCTTTTCACCTTCATGTTTTTTGTGAATGCTAACGACTTCTCACCCAGTCAAGTCGCAAGCCTATACAACTTGACACCCTTGAGCGAGCTTCCCAATGTGGTCTGTCTTCTTAGCGAGGGATTGATACTAAATACATACTATTTTAAAAGAGATGACGGCACAGCACTTCCAGTACACATTAATAGTATTCCCGAGTTTATCAACACAGCGCCATCGCCTAACGTGGGATATGCATGGTTGCTCGCGAAAATCGGGAAGGCGCCACATCGAGCTGGAGGAAACTTATCAATGTTTATGCACAATCTATTCGCTCACCTTATCAGCTGCAAGCTTTCAAAACCAAATCTTACGCACTACACATTAAACACGATGCCCGACCACGAGTATGAAGGAATCAGCGATTAGTTCATCGCGATTCAATGATGAACGGTTCCATACGTCGCCAGATCCTGATCCCGATCGTCGCGATCCAGACGGCCTCGATTGCCGCGATCACGGCGGCGGCGGTCGGGCTGGCGGCGTGGCGGAGCGAGCGGCAGAGCGTGGCGCGGTTGGCGGGGGTGATCGAGGTGCTGGAGCGGTCGACGTTCCCACTGAGTTCCCAGGTTCTGGCGCGGATGCACGGGCTTTCGGAGGCCCATTTCGTCGTCCAGGACGCGAGCGGGAGGCCGGTCGCGTCCAGCGAGGAAGAACTGGCCCGGCGCGCGCCCGACGGCCGCGCCGTCTCGGAGTTTCGGCCCAATTCGCGGTCGTGGCGGCAGTGGCCGACGCTCTCGCTCTCCGGCCGGACGTACTACGCGGCGAAGCTTCCCGCCGCCGCGTCGAGCGCCGGGCCGGGCGCGACGCTCCTGGTCCTCTATCCCGAATCGAGCTGGCGGGCCGCCCTCTGGGACGTCGCCGCCGCGCCGATCGCGCTGGGGCTCGCCGCAATCGCGCTCACGGCGCAGGCGACCCGCTGGTTCGCCGATCGGATCGGCCGCCGGGTGAATCGCCTTCGCGGACAGGTCGCGCGGATCGCCGACGGCGATTTCCAGGAGATCGAGCCGGGTGAGGGGCGGGACGAGGTCGGCGACCTGATCCAGTCGGTCAACCAGATGAGCCGGCAGCTCCGCGACATGCGGCGCACCATCGCCCAGGCCGAGCGCACGCAGCTCCTCGCGCAGCTCGCGGCCGGCTTCGCGCACCAGCTTCGCAACACGCTCACCGGCGCCCGGCTCGGCGTCCAGCTCCACGCCAAACGCTGCGGCGCGTCGGTGAGCGACTCCAGCTTGAAGGTCGCCGTGAGGCAGCTCGAACTGGCCGAGGAGCAGGTGCGCGGGCTTTTGACGCTGGGGCGTCTCGAACAGCGGCCCGACCGCCCCTGCGATCTGGTCGCCTTGCTTCGCGACGTGGCGTCGCTCCTCGACGCCACGAGCCGACACGCCAGGGTAAGCCTCGACCTGCGGACGCCCGACGCCCCGGTGGTCGCCAGGCTCGA includes:
- a CDS encoding DUF6602 domain-containing protein translates to MRDNQDPPDNEKFPRVQFIEYWHSLAQEILEARVKSRLIHATTNIDASGDEIEEAVRSAIRRKLPLRFHIGHGHIVDNRGNVSPQYDIIISDRDSHPILFETQNGTTYYTYESVYAIGEIKSTYYNAKKEIQKFCDNIRGMRSRLWRPRVPFHDSLSGERLKAATRNTVGIGYYDVTAFYGNPLFTFMFFVNANDFSPSQVASLYNLTPLSELPNVVCLLSEGLILNTYYFKRDDGTALPVHINSIPEFINTAPSPNVGYAWLLAKIGKAPHRAGGNLSMFMHNLFAHLISCKLSKPNLTHYTLNTMPDHEYEGISD
- a CDS encoding sensor histidine kinase, which encodes MNGSIRRQILIPIVAIQTASIAAITAAAVGLAAWRSERQSVARLAGVIEVLERSTFPLSSQVLARMHGLSEAHFVVQDASGRPVASSEEELARRAPDGRAVSEFRPNSRSWRQWPTLSLSGRTYYAAKLPAAASSAGPGATLLVLYPESSWRAALWDVAAAPIALGLAAIALTAQATRWFADRIGRRVNRLRGQVARIADGDFQEIEPGEGRDEVGDLIQSVNQMSRQLRDMRRTIAQAERTQLLAQLAAGFAHQLRNTLTGARLGVQLHAKRCGASVSDSSLKVAVRQLELAEEQVRGLLTLGRLEQRPDRPCDLVALLRDVASLLDATSRHARVSLDLRTPDAPVVARLDEPSLRAAVLNLTWNALEAAGPGGRVRFQLIADADPIMIEVGDDGPGPPPELGAAIFDPFVTGKPEGVGLGLALARRVAESHRGGLAWRREDGWTWFRLTLPRGVAEAETEPEAETETDPAHEPRPDRG